The DNA sequence GGCAAAACGGGCGCGAACCGCTGCATGCCCACTACATTCGAGTGGTCGACACACGGCTGCGAAACCGGGAAGCCGGCTGGGGGCACGATGCCGAAGGACGCACCACCGCGCTGGGACCGGCGCATGCAACAACGCCTGGCCCGCGGCGAGGCCGCCGCACTCGGCGAGCTGTACGACCGCTTCGCCTCACTCGTGCACAGCCTCGCCCACCGGGTCCTGGGCGACGAGAAGGCCGCCGACCGGGTCACCCGCGAGGTCTTCGGCTACATCTGGGAGAACCCGGACGCCTACGACCCCAAACAGGGCTCCATGCGCTCCTGGGTCGCCCGCATCACCCAGGGGCAGGCCGTGGCCCGCCTGCGCCAGGCCGAACTGGGCAACGGCTCCCGCGAGGAACTGGAACAGAAGGTGCGCACCGCCAACGCGGCGGCCCGCGCCGACTTCATCGTCACCTCCATGCCCGCACCCCTGCGGGCCGCGCTCGAACTCGCCTACTTCAAGCGCCGCGACTACCGGCAGGCCGCCGCCGACCTGCAGATCAGCGAGGACGAGGCCCGGCGCCGGCTGCGCCTTGGCCTGCAACTCCTCTCCACGGCCAACGCCGTCCCGCGCGACGACACGGTCCCGCCCGGGTACGGCCCCTCCGGATTTGGAACGAACCGATGACGATGCCGCCGAACCCCTTCGGCGAAGACGACGGCGAAGAGTACGAGCGACCCCCGAACCCCGGCGGCCCGGCGCGCATACCGGGCCCGCGCGGAGCGGCCGACGACCTCGACCTCACGGGGCCGGGGTACTCGCGCTCCGCGGACGCGACGGATCACACGGATCACACCGACGCCGCGCCCGAGGCCCCGGACCCCGACGATCCGGACGACCTCGACGCCCTCGACGCCCTCGACGCCCTCGACGCCCTCGACGAATCGGAATACCCGGAGTACACGGAGATCACCGGTCACCCCGCCGTACCGGCGCCCGCCCAGCCCGACCCGGAGCCCGGCCCCGAGCCCGTCCCGGTCGCGCCGCCGCCCACCCATGCCGTACTGAAGTCCCTGCTCGGCGCATGGGCCCTGGCGGCCTGCTCAGCGGAGGAGACCCAGGCCGTCGAGGACCACCTCACCGAGTGCGCGCCCTGCGCCGAGGAGGCGCTGCGGCTGCGCGACGCCGTCGGGCTGCTGCACCCGGAGGAGAGCCTCGACCTCAAGCCGCTGCTGCGCTCGCGCGTGCTCGAGGACTGCCTCGGCAAGCGCCCGGCCCGCATCCCGGTCCCGGTGTGGGCGAGCCCGTACGACACCGAGACGGCCCGGCTGGACGCGCTGCTGCGGGACTTCGGGGACTCCGAGTGGCACACCCCGGTCCGGCTGAAGTGGTTCGAGGAGGAGCGCCGCCAGACGCGCCGGACCACGGTGGCCGGGGTCATCGGGCACCTGCTGGCGGTGGACGGGCTCGTGGCGGCCGCGCTGGGCCTGGACGACCCCCTGGGCCGGGAGGCGCCCCCGGGCACCCCGGCCGAGCGCACCGAACGGTTCTGGGAGGACTCCCCGTACCCGACCACGCGCCGGGTCCGCGAGCCGTGGCGGGAGCAGGGCCACACCCTGGTCCGCACGGTGTCCTTCGCGGGCCGCGGCGTGGCCGAACTGGACGTGGAGTACGGCGCCTTCGCCCTGCCCCTCGGGGACGCCTTCCTGGAGCGGGCCTTCGAGTGCTGGGTCCACGCCGTGGACATCGCGGAGGCGGTGGACTACCCGTACGAGCCGCCGTCCGCGCCCCACCTGAACCGGATGATCGACCTGGCGGCCCGGCTCCTGCCGGCTGCCCTGGCCGGGCGCCGGCGGGCGGGGCTGGCGGCGCCGCCGCGCGGGCTGGTCGCGGCGGGGGCGCCGGGCCGGACCCTGCACCTGGAGATCGAGGGTGCGGGAGGCGGCGGCTGGGACATCGCCCTGGACTCGCCCGCGG is a window from the Streptomyces sp. NBC_01244 genome containing:
- a CDS encoding sigma-70 family RNA polymerase sigma factor; amino-acid sequence: MPKDAPPRWDRRMQQRLARGEAAALGELYDRFASLVHSLAHRVLGDEKAADRVTREVFGYIWENPDAYDPKQGSMRSWVARITQGQAVARLRQAELGNGSREELEQKVRTANAAARADFIVTSMPAPLRAALELAYFKRRDYRQAAADLQISEDEARRRLRLGLQLLSTANAVPRDDTVPPGYGPSGFGTNR
- a CDS encoding maleylpyruvate isomerase N-terminal domain-containing protein, with amino-acid sequence MTMPPNPFGEDDGEEYERPPNPGGPARIPGPRGAADDLDLTGPGYSRSADATDHTDHTDAAPEAPDPDDPDDLDALDALDALDALDESEYPEYTEITGHPAVPAPAQPDPEPGPEPVPVAPPPTHAVLKSLLGAWALAACSAEETQAVEDHLTECAPCAEEALRLRDAVGLLHPEESLDLKPLLRSRVLEDCLGKRPARIPVPVWASPYDTETARLDALLRDFGDSEWHTPVRLKWFEEERRQTRRTTVAGVIGHLLAVDGLVAAALGLDDPLGREAPPGTPAERTERFWEDSPYPTTRRVREPWREQGHTLVRTVSFAGRGVAELDVEYGAFALPLGDAFLERAFECWVHAVDIAEAVDYPYEPPSAPHLNRMIDLAARLLPAALAGRRRAGLAAPPRGLVAAGAPGRTLHLEIEGAGGGGWDIALDSPAAKPSPEHTVARIALDGAEFCQLAAGHISPEEAAVGQNGDREAIRDVLFAAASLSRM